A window of the Lactuca sativa cultivar Salinas chromosome 7, Lsat_Salinas_v11, whole genome shotgun sequence genome harbors these coding sequences:
- the LOC111888658 gene encoding protein LURP-one-related 15, whose protein sequence is MAQASYAPLSSPVSVIGSQFMVPYQFDIIVDTNSCGNLVITDINHRILFKVKPCDTFFHHQRVLLDVDDKPIAVIREKIMTEHHRWNVFKGDSKSKSDIIFSAKTPNMIQIKTSVHVFLANKTGSNNVCDFKIKGSWSKRNCAIYVGDTLTPIAQMSKLQSSVNAKLVEGKFMVTICPKVDHAFVVTLIAIVEAMKMVSSDKKKKLLLGVGRGVGGIVVSTVIPAVLLI, encoded by the exons ATGGCTCAAGCAAGCTATGCACCTTTGTCTTCTCCAGTTTCTGTGATAGGATCTCAGTTCATGGTACCATATCAATTCGATATTATAGTTGATACAAATTCATGCGGAAACCTTGTGATCACTGATATCAACCATAGAATCTTGTTCAAAGTGAAACCATGCGACACATTCTTTCACCATCAGAGAGTGCTACTTGATGTTGATGACAAACCCATTGCTGTGATCCGTGAAAAG ATCATGACTGAACACCACCGATGGAATGTATTCAAAGGTGACAGTAAAAGTAAATCGGATATAATATTTAGTGCTAAAACACCTAACATGATCCAGATTAAGACCAGTGTTCACGTCTTCTTGGCAAACAAAACCGGTAGTAATAATGTTTGTGATTTCAAGATCAAAGGAAGCTGGTCCAAGAGAAACTGCGCTATTTATGTGGGAGATACTTTAACACCAATAGCCCAA ATGTCTAAACTGCAATCATCCGTGAATGCAAAGTTGGTTGAGGGTAAGTTCATGGTGACCATTTGTCCCAAAGTGGATCATGCGTTTGTGGTCACACTTATAGCGATTGTTGAGGCTATGAAAATGGTAAGCTCTGACAAAAAAAAGAAACTTTTGTTGGGTGTTGGTAGAGGTGTGGGTGGTATTGTTGTTTCTACAGTAATTCCTGCAGTACTTCTTATATAG
- the LOC111888654 gene encoding probable helicase MAGATAMA 3 produces MAIERNLIEEEGCLHRFYKIVLGWDYLRLLKESSKKNKNAANEKDLGLKQVKDTYKDVDDYLATFEPLLFEEVKAQIVQGKDEEEETEWKMGIVIQCHETGGFHLPEVFGEDWGSVSQNDLLLLTKKKFGDDKELPTTYAFALVEHRLPDKIRLRMQLDGELKRVDKDEFNTSKRLMNMRSLIGEQNKPWSIMKICSLSTIAREYVALRSISFLPYKDLILTASDSVHCSEDQAWKISKPLMEYIQTNHNTTQLEAIRAGLSRRKFVLIQGPPGTGKTQTILGLLSAILHATPARIHTKDKISEVRRGPDLDIQDKYNHWAKASPWLSGINPRDAKMPKDGDDGFFPTTGNDLQPEVVNSSRRYRVRVLVCAPSNSALDEIVLRLLKTGIRDENDREYTPKIVRIGLKAHHSVKAVSMDYLVEQKLAGMDFQTADKQKQGGAGRDRDTMRASIMDESAIVFSTLSFSGSSLFTKLSRAFDIVVIDEAAQAVEPATLVPLASGCKQVFLVGDPVQLPATVISPVAEKFGYSMSLFKRFQKAGYPVQMLKTQYRMHPEIRSFPSSEFYDGELEDGVDVKDRTKRAWHKYRCFGPFCFFDIHEGKETQPSGSGSWENVDEVDFVLLMYHKLIISYPELKSSDRLAIISPYRHQVKLFRNKYKETFGVDSEKFVDINTVDGFQGREKDVAIFSCVRANKERGIGFVADFRRMNVGITRARASVLVVGSAEALKQDEHWKNLITSAEERNCLFKVSKPYTEFLTEASLESMLKVEAVAEGTGLDDMENDALYDPIEPDQGLPDDDYADDAGGGDDDGGGMDD; encoded by the exons ATGGCCATAGAGAGGAATTTGATCGAAGAAGAAGGATGCCTCCATCGTTTCTACAAAATTGTTCTCGGTTGGGACTATCTCCGCCTCCTCAAAGAATCATCG AAAAAGAACAAAAATGCTGCTAATGAAAAGGATTTGGGTCTGAAACAAGTTAAGGACACTTATAAAGATGTGGATGATTACCTTGCCACATTTGAGCCTCTCTTATTTGAAGAAGTTAAAGCTCAAATCGTACAAGGCAAAGATGAGGAAGAAG AAACGGAGTGGAAGATGGGTATAGTAATTCAATGTCATGAAACCGGTGGATTTCATCTACCAGAGGTATTTGGTGAAGACTGGGGATCTGTATCACAGAATGACTTACTATTGCTGACAAAAAAGAAG TTTGGAGATGATAAAGAACTTCCCACTACATATGCATTTGCATTAGTTGAACATCGTCTACCAGACAAGATCAGACTCAGAATGCAATTAGATGGAGAACTAAAGCGAGTAGATAAAGATGAGTTTAACACTTCCAAAAGGCTGATGAATATGCGTTCTCTTATTGGAGAACAAAACAAACCCTGGAGCATCATGAAG ATTTGCAGTTTATCAACCATAGCTCGTGAATATGTTGCTCTGCGTTCAATTAGCTTCTTGCCATACAAGGATTTGATATTAACAGCTTCTGATAGTGTTCATTGTTCTGAAGATCAAGCTTGGAAAATTTCTAAGCCACTTATGGAGTATATTCAAACTAATCATAACACAACACAGCTGGAAGCTATACGT GCAGGTCTTTCACGCAGAAAGTTTGTTCTTATTCAG GGCCCACCAGGAACAGGAAAAACACAAACAATTCTTGGGCTTCTTAGTGCCATATTACATGCAACTCCAGCTCGTATACATACCAA GGATAAAATAAGTGAAGTAAGACGTGGGCCAGATTTAGATATTCAAGACAA ATACAATCACTGGGCCAAAGCTTCACCATGGTTATCTGGTATTAATCCTAGAGATGCAAAGATGCCTAAAGATGGTGATGATGGTTTCTTTCCCACTACTGGTAATGATCTG CAACCAGAAGTTGTGAATTCTAGCAGAAGATATCGTGTACGTGTTCTTGTGTGTGCTCCATCAAATTCTGCACTTGATGAGATTGTGTTACGACTCTTGAAAACTG GCATACGCGATGAAAATGACCGTGAATATACTCCTAAAATTGTTCGAATTGGTCTCAAGGCACATCATTCTGTCAAGGCAGTATCGATGGATTACCTT GTGGAACAAAAACTTGCAGGCATGGATTTTCAAACTGCTGATAAACAGAAGCAAGGTGGTGCTGGAAGGGACAGAGACACAATGCGTGCTTCCATCATGGATGAGTCAGCAAtc GTTTTTTCCACTCTTAGTTTCAGTGGTTCGAGTCTTTTCACAAAACTTAGTCGCGCTTTTGACATTGTTGTTATTGATGAAGCTGCTCAAGCA GTGGAACCAGCTACACTAGTCCCTTTAGCCAGTGGATGCAAACAAGTATTCTTG GTTGGTGATCCTGTTCAGTTGCCTGCCACTGTTATTTCTCCTGTTGCAGAGAAGTTCGg TTATAGCATGAGCTTATTTAAAAGGTTTCAAAAGGCTGGGTATCCAGTACAAATGCTCAAGACACAATACAGAATGCATCCCGAG ATAAGAAGCTTCCCTTCAAGTGAATTCTATGATGGAGAATTGGAAGATGGGGTAGATGTTAAAGACAGGACAAAGCGTGCATGGCATAAATACCGATGCTTTGGGCCGTTTTGTTTTTTTGATATCCATGAAGGAAAAGAAACACAGCCTTCAGGGAGTGGATCATGGGAGAATGTTGATGAGGTGGATTTTGTGTTGTTAATGTACCATAAATTGATCATTAGTTATCCAGAGCTGAAGTCAAGTGATCGGCTTGCTATTATATCACCTTACAGACATCAAGTCAAGCTGTTTCGTAATaaatataaggaaacatttgGTGTGGACTCGGAGAAATTTGTTGATATTAATACGGTTGATGGCTTCCAAGGAAGAGAAAAAGATGTTGCCATATTTTCTTGTGTTAGGGCCAATAAAGAGAGAGGGATTGGATTCGTCGCTGATTTTAGAAGAATGAATGTTGGTATTACCAGAGCAAGGGCTTCTGTCCTG GTGGTTGGGTCGGCTGAAGCACTAAAACAAGACGAGCACTGGAAAAATCTGATTACAAGTGCAGAGGAGAGAAATTGTCTCTTTAAG GTTTCTAAGCCATACACAGAGTTCTTGACTGAAGCTAGCTTGGAATCCATGTTAAAAGTGGAGGCTGTAGCAGAGGGAACAGGGTTAGATGACATGGAAAATGATGCTCTTTATGATCCAATTGAACCTGATCAAGGTTTACCAGATGATGATTATGCGGATGATGCTGGTGGAggggatgatgatggtggtggcatGGATGACTAA
- the LOC111888655 gene encoding U-box domain-containing protein 4-like: MLFLQKSIPPVSFSLIESISPEDLQPTVKICVDSLSSSSVAVKRLAAAKLRLLAKNRSDNRALIGESGAIPALIPLLRCTDPWTQEHAVTALLNLSLLNDNKPLIANTEAVKSLIYVVKTGTEVSKQNAACALLSLALVDENKASIGACGAIPPLVSLLINGSNRGKKDALTTLYKLCSMKANKKRAVSAGVVKPLVELVAGETGVGMAEKAMVVLSSLAAIEEGKTAIVEEGGIMALVEVIEDGTSVKGKEFAVVTLLQVCEEGVYSGRNRGLLVGEGTVTGPFL; this comes from the exons ATGTTATTCCTTCAAAAATCCATCCCACCAGTGTCTTTCAGCCTAATTGAGAGCATTTCGCCTGAGGATTTACAGCCGACTGTTAAGATCTGTGTTGATAGTCTCAGTTCGAGTTCCGTTGCCGTGAAGAGGTTGGCGGCAGCGAAGCTGAGACTGCTAGCGAAGAACCGATCAGATAATCGAGCGTTAATCGGAGAGTCCGGCGCCATTCCGGCGTTGATTCCACTTCTCCGGTGTACCGATCCTTGGACTCAAGAGCACGCCGTTACTGCGCTACTTAATCTATCTCTCCTCAACGATAACAAACCACTGATTGCCAACACCGAAGCAGTAAAATCCCTAATTTATGTTGTAAAAACCGGGACGGAAGTTTCGAAGCAAAACGCTGCCTGTGCGTTGTTAAGTTTAGCTTTGGTCGACGAAAACAAGGCGTCAATCGGAGCTTGCGGAGCTATTCCTCCATTGGTATCTCTCCTAATCAATGGTTCTAATCGAGGGAAGAAAGACGCGTTAACCACTCTGTATAAGCTCTGCTCGATGAAGGCGAACAAGAAGAGAGCAGTATCTGCTGGGGTGGTGAAGCCTTTGGTGGAGCTAGTTGCCGGGGAAACGGGTGTCGGAATGGCAGAGAAAGCGATGGTGGTGTTGAGTAGCTTGGCGGCGATAGAGGAAGGGAAGACCGCGATCGTGGAAGAAGGTGGGATTATGGCGTTGGTGGAGGTGATTGAGGATGGTACATCGGTGAAAGGGAAAGAATTCGCGGTGGTGACATTGTTGCAGGTGTGTGAAGAAGGTGTTTATAGCGGCAGAAACAGAGGGTTGTTGGTCGGAGAAG GAACCGTTACT ggaccatttctgtaa
- the LOC111888660 gene encoding fasciclin-like arabinogalactan protein 19, with product MASSTSGISTFVIIPLLIIPIAIINIAIVSAVREGELNVVFGVLRGRGYHLFANAIATSDIHYDIKSNGNFTLFAPINSALFAIDMTMAASNYVEALRYHVVPRRMSISDLLSLPPGENYIPTLMPGQNILVEQRRDPRSLITVGGVDIVVPGMFYGRDIAVHGLDGILEFRPHTRSSLPNVTAASLSDLSGNMSLQSPDADLPPPSSSTQDLPPPLDYNPIGNLTFQFPEDVQSPPSDSSSDLSPTTDGIASPNQSPSDSTYLEEHVSRAKLLELTSAVADDDLSSATEQTSNRLQKFTPADDETVDCWLADNGVDPKNAAIHARKLYIASDMICAQK from the coding sequence ATGGCATCATCTACTTCCGGCATCTCAACCTTCGTGATCATCCCTCTCCTTATCATACCAATAGCCATCATCAACATCGCCATCGTTAGCGCCGTCCGTGAAGGCGAACTTAACGTCGTGTTTGGAGTATTGAGAGGCAGAGGCTACCATCTCTTCGCCAACGCCATCGCCACTTCCGACATCCACTACGATATCAAATCCAACGGCAACTTCACCTTATTTGCACCGATCAATTCGGCTCTGTTTGCTATTGACATGACCATGGCGGCGTCAAATTACGTTGAGGCTCTCCGATACCACGTCGTCCCCCGCCGTATGTCGATCTCCGATCTGTTAAGCCTTCCGCCTGGTGAGAATTACATTCCTACGCTCATGCCTGGTCAGAATATTCTCGTCGAGCAGCGCCGGGATCCGAGATCGTTGATTACAGTCGGAGGTGTTGATATCGTTGTTCCTGGTATGTTCTATGGTAGAGACATTGCTGTACATGGATTAGATGGCATTCTCGAGTTCAGACCTCATACAAGAAGTTCACTTCCGAATGTAACAGCCGCATCGTTGTCGGATCTCTCCGGTAACATGAGTTTGCAATCGCCGGACGCTGATTTGCCACCTCCTAGCTCCTCTACACAGGACCTTCCTCCTCCTCTTGATTATAATCCAATCGGAAATCTCACGTTTCAGTTTCCGGAGGACGTGCAGTCTCCTCCTTCCGATTCTTCTTCCGATTTATCCCCAACGACCGACGGAATTGCTAGCCCTAATCAGTCGCCGAGTGATTCCACGTATCTTGAGGAACACGTGTCAAGAGCAAAGCTATTAGAGTTGACTTCTGCTGTCGCCGACGACGACCTTTCATCGGCCACCGAACAGACCAGTAACCGTCTACAGAAATTTACTCCGGCGGATGATGAGACCGTCGACTGTTGGCTGGCTGATAACGGTGTTGATCCGAAGAATGCTGCAATCCATGCGCGAAAGCTCTATATCGCATCTGACATGATTTGTGCACAGAAATAA